The Salinibaculum sp. SYNS191 genome has a window encoding:
- a CDS encoding flippase, with protein sequence MTLKDKIVSDTLFATVIKIGEKARGILFIPLITLYLGANAYGVYAQLIVVTRLLAGTFELGLHSAVIRYFQSYDYVSERRELYVDVLGFILVLSTLVAGGMFVFAERISQLTLNDATYADVYRLGALLIPINSALIIAENYYRAKRRIKSYSLLNGLKTYLSMVAVGYVVLFQSGTLTDLVLYLVLTELSFFLLIQGDVFRHLGVQFPRFRTIPKSLRYSLPVMAGQISGNFLTRADRLLLGYFIGPFAVGAYTVAYKFANQILLFSRPLSNSFFPEFSNLWENNKREDARSYLHAGTRYFLTLAVPSVVGFTLVGERLIALISTSEVASEGGLALPIIAIGVSFWGLTHLYSCLYYAAELTKPVSYIRIIGAGVNILLNVLLIPIFGLVGAAVTTAVSYFCIFTVMWWYSRNMLGMDNRRYRIHKIGFASIGMYSVVSTSGFDGLLIVIPLAVVCYFLVLFLIGGLTRSEIESLVRPIRSVWAS encoded by the coding sequence GTGACACTGAAGGACAAGATTGTTTCCGATACGCTTTTTGCGACGGTAATCAAGATCGGGGAGAAGGCTAGGGGGATCCTTTTTATACCTCTAATTACCCTGTACCTGGGGGCGAACGCGTACGGGGTGTACGCCCAGCTAATTGTCGTAACACGACTGCTGGCTGGCACATTCGAACTGGGATTGCACTCCGCGGTCATTCGGTACTTCCAGTCGTACGATTACGTGTCCGAACGACGGGAGTTATACGTAGACGTACTCGGGTTCATCCTTGTCCTCAGTACCCTTGTTGCGGGAGGCATGTTCGTATTTGCCGAGCGGATCTCGCAACTAACGCTCAACGACGCGACTTATGCGGATGTGTATCGCCTCGGCGCCCTGCTTATTCCCATCAATAGCGCGTTGATTATCGCAGAAAACTACTACCGTGCGAAACGACGCATCAAGTCGTACTCGCTACTGAACGGATTGAAGACGTATCTTTCGATGGTTGCTGTGGGCTACGTTGTCCTCTTCCAGTCTGGCACCTTGACGGACCTGGTACTGTACCTTGTTCTTACAGAACTCTCGTTTTTTTTGCTGATTCAAGGCGACGTGTTTCGCCATCTTGGTGTGCAGTTCCCCCGGTTTCGGACTATCCCAAAGAGCCTCCGCTACTCGCTCCCGGTGATGGCGGGGCAGATCTCCGGAAACTTCCTGACGCGTGCCGACCGACTGCTCCTCGGGTACTTTATTGGCCCGTTCGCAGTTGGTGCCTATACTGTCGCGTACAAGTTCGCGAACCAAATTTTGCTGTTCTCCCGCCCACTCTCGAACTCGTTCTTCCCAGAGTTCAGCAATCTGTGGGAGAACAACAAGCGAGAAGACGCGAGAAGCTATCTCCACGCCGGGACACGGTACTTCCTCACCCTGGCGGTCCCGTCGGTTGTGGGATTTACTCTAGTTGGTGAACGACTCATTGCCCTCATTTCCACTTCTGAGGTAGCGAGTGAGGGAGGGCTTGCACTGCCCATCATCGCCATCGGAGTATCATTCTGGGGGCTTACCCATCTGTACAGTTGTCTGTACTATGCTGCCGAGTTGACGAAGCCGGTTTCATATATTAGAATAATAGGTGCTGGCGTGAATATACTCTTAAACGTCCTATTAATACCAATATTTGGACTCGTCGGGGCCGCCGTGACGACTGCGGTATCGTATTTCTGCATCTTTACTGTTATGTGGTGGTACTCAAGAAACATGCTCGGAATGGACAACAGAAGATATCGGATCCACAAAATCGGGTTCGCATCAATCGGCATGTACTCGGTGGTCAGCACTTCCGGCTTCGACGGGCTACTAATCGTGATTCCGCTTGCGGTCGTCTGTTACTTCCTCGTTCTGTTCTTAATAGGTGGGCTGACGCGGTCCGAAATCGAGAGTCTAGTACGACCCATTAGAAGTGTTTGGGCGTCCTGA
- a CDS encoding class I SAM-dependent methyltransferase, translating into MSSFDKYERKGAYHWDATLAAGRFEYNPRLAARYTVALRLLEEHVDLSASQGVDIGCGDGVLLEYLRKRGASTVGIDFEKECLNLYGKYSYDPCPVVQGDVYNLPLSNRCFDFVTMLDVIEHFSEPERALQQARSLLKRGGVLVLTTPFGPDEDGSYHDEEHHEEEYRPEGLQSLLSSVFDTVEVNGYIPSWIDSLYKDDWTVRPVMKGIRGLFKAISYHGFNPYVEFGVGSPETHHDQLVGVAVRD; encoded by the coding sequence ATGAGTAGTTTCGACAAGTACGAGCGGAAAGGCGCATATCATTGGGATGCCACGCTTGCTGCCGGGAGATTCGAATACAACCCACGTCTCGCAGCACGGTACACGGTGGCTCTTCGCCTTCTGGAGGAACACGTTGATCTCTCCGCTAGTCAGGGCGTCGACATTGGCTGTGGCGACGGAGTTCTGCTAGAGTATCTGAGAAAACGGGGGGCGTCAACGGTCGGTATCGACTTTGAAAAGGAGTGTTTGAACCTCTATGGTAAGTACAGTTATGACCCTTGCCCGGTAGTGCAAGGTGACGTCTACAACCTGCCGTTGTCAAATAGATGCTTCGATTTCGTGACCATGCTAGATGTCATTGAACACTTTTCAGAACCGGAACGGGCCCTACAACAGGCTCGTTCCTTACTGAAGCGTGGTGGAGTACTAGTTCTCACTACCCCGTTCGGACCGGATGAGGACGGATCGTATCACGATGAGGAACACCATGAGGAAGAATACCGACCTGAGGGCCTTCAGTCGCTTCTGTCGTCAGTTTTCGACACTGTTGAGGTAAACGGGTACATCCCGTCATGGATAGACAGCCTATACAAAGATGACTGGACCGTCCGTCCCGTGATGAAAGGCATTCGAGGTCTGTTCAAAGCCATCAGTTACCATGGATTCAACCCCTACGTGGAGTTCGGGGTTGGGTCACCGGAGACCCATCACGATCAGTTGGTTGGCGTCGCAGTTCGGGACTAA
- a CDS encoding glycosyltransferase family 4 protein codes for MRIAHYLYTSSEEVYGGEKSSLNFIEQLAERHSVTVILYGESNLIDHLEERDIDFEVISPEGPVPDAYRELKSTREGHSKWLTMARYNFRLWKYLRQEDFDLIHYNNIFGFLLTHPAVTMDRLPTVLHIRTKPQGTPWYWRVSLARADRCICVSDGVVKGLEEHLPAYLWNRVKGKTTRIHNPVRVDTAKQFLEDNDRSALRRQLGFTAEEFAIGYIGSIDERKNQFSFLKDIVVPAVKRCPDVRFYFLGGTKQNEYERKCKDFVVEKGISDAVTFAGYQSNIFEWYTSLDAIALYSHREGLPRAVLEGMAFGLPVVTNRTTGVDEIITDRKDGFIVEKPATFVNRLEELVNNDQLQKKMEKEAKETIGRSFSVTELSSRLEQVYADTIL; via the coding sequence ATGCGAATTGCTCACTACCTCTATACCTCGTCTGAAGAGGTGTATGGAGGCGAAAAAAGCTCATTGAACTTTATTGAGCAACTCGCCGAGCGCCACTCGGTGACGGTGATTCTCTACGGAGAGTCAAACCTCATTGACCACCTGGAAGAGCGGGACATCGATTTTGAAGTCATCTCTCCCGAAGGTCCAGTTCCTGATGCATATCGGGAACTCAAGAGTACTCGAGAGGGACACTCAAAATGGCTTACGATGGCACGGTACAACTTCCGACTCTGGAAGTATTTGCGACAAGAGGATTTCGACTTGATCCACTACAACAACATTTTTGGATTCCTTCTCACGCACCCAGCAGTGACGATGGATCGGCTTCCCACGGTTCTCCACATCCGGACTAAGCCACAAGGTACACCGTGGTATTGGCGAGTCAGCCTTGCTCGTGCTGACCGGTGTATTTGTGTTTCTGATGGCGTCGTCAAAGGCCTTGAAGAACACTTGCCAGCGTATCTCTGGAACCGGGTGAAAGGAAAAACCACGAGGATTCACAACCCAGTCCGCGTTGACACCGCTAAACAGTTCCTTGAAGACAACGACCGCTCTGCTCTCCGCCGACAATTGGGCTTCACAGCGGAGGAATTCGCTATCGGATACATTGGGTCTATAGACGAACGAAAGAACCAGTTTTCTTTCTTGAAAGATATCGTCGTTCCGGCGGTCAAACGGTGTCCCGACGTACGGTTCTACTTCCTCGGGGGAACCAAACAAAATGAATACGAGCGCAAGTGTAAGGATTTCGTAGTGGAAAAAGGTATCTCTGACGCTGTCACCTTCGCAGGGTATCAATCGAATATCTTTGAGTGGTACACCAGCCTGGATGCAATCGCGCTATACTCACATCGCGAAGGACTTCCCCGAGCAGTTCTTGAAGGCATGGCGTTCGGTCTTCCAGTTGTCACGAACCGAACTACTGGTGTGGACGAAATAATCACGGATAGAAAAGATGGGTTCATCGTGGAGAAACCTGCAACGTTCGTGAATCGATTAGAGGAACTTGTGAACAACGACCAATTGCAGAAGAAGATGGAAAAAGAAGCGAAGGAAACGATAGGCCGTTCATTTTCCGTAACCGAGCTTTCGTCCCGACTAGAGCAGGTGTACGCTGATACGATCTTATGA
- a CDS encoding glycosyltransferase family 4 protein: MRAVLTLLPYLLVSETPTIWNIGLGLTAEGFVRKLQWISLKAIDHVFIESEKQARRVFNKKRFAKHRHKFTIFHKGIDTSKFNPSQFESAGNHDQYRIGTAASITPRKGLIHLIDALPTIIDEHKNIELLIAGKTPKGNEAYRQRIEEKIRTLRIDEHIEFLGWVENMPYFLDSLDIFVLPSLNEGVPGAVREAMAMEVPTIATDVGGTADLITNDDNGILIQPKSSDEISDAVITLLNHPEKRVTLGKRGRKTIKNRFSMESYIRDYEEFLTEINQS; encoded by the coding sequence ATGCGTGCAGTGCTCACGCTGCTGCCGTATCTATTGGTGAGCGAGACTCCCACTATATGGAATATCGGTCTCGGACTAACAGCAGAAGGGTTCGTCAGGAAGCTTCAGTGGATCTCCTTGAAAGCCATTGATCACGTATTTATTGAATCCGAAAAGCAAGCGCGCCGCGTTTTTAATAAGAAGCGCTTCGCAAAGCATAGACATAAGTTTACGATATTCCACAAGGGAATCGATACCTCAAAGTTCAATCCATCACAGTTTGAATCCGCTGGAAATCACGATCAGTATCGGATCGGAACTGCAGCTTCAATAACCCCTCGGAAAGGACTGATACACCTCATCGATGCGCTTCCCACAATCATTGACGAACACAAAAATATCGAACTCTTGATCGCTGGGAAAACCCCAAAAGGGAACGAAGCGTATAGGCAGAGAATAGAGGAAAAAATTCGCACTCTCCGCATTGACGAGCACATAGAATTCCTCGGGTGGGTGGAAAATATGCCTTATTTTCTTGATTCTCTCGATATTTTTGTGTTACCCTCTCTAAACGAAGGTGTACCAGGTGCAGTTCGAGAGGCAATGGCAATGGAGGTTCCCACTATAGCAACTGACGTTGGAGGGACCGCAGATTTAATCACTAATGATGACAACGGGATACTCATTCAACCCAAGAGCTCAGACGAAATCAGCGATGCAGTCATAACACTATTAAATCACCCTGAGAAGCGTGTTACACTCGGGAAGCGCGGTAGAAAGACAATTAAAAACAGGTTTTCGATGGAGTCTTACATCCGAGACTATGAGGAGTTTCTTACAGAAATCAACCAATCATAA
- a CDS encoding glycosyltransferase family 4 protein, producing MRLLLLTNNLTEGAITNQFIDLSQYFSEEHEVYTGALLGGVDDTAAKSLKENGAKVVRFEFGRTDFVTASKELLQFLNNNVDVLNTHLVRAGVVGRMVALFSDVSVVVSTQQKVHHEHTAKQRLTKGLTLPLADGMTSISNAVADSFPRWISTMLNWNVDQRVIYNAVNPTMFESPPELQPELRTHFDGDGPVVTTVGRLIPVKNHEVLIDATAKIVETYPEMSLVIVGDGELRGDLERQANERGISDNVVFTGWLSRPEVAASVSAADVFAMSSRAEGLGVALIEAMITGTPVVVSDIPVFHEAVGDTGLFASSFDADDWASTVGRYFSNEALTERKGNAARQRAKDVFSPEAVNEKYISFFKELKE from the coding sequence ATGAGACTTCTACTACTTACGAACAATCTCACGGAGGGCGCGATTACGAACCAGTTCATTGACCTGTCACAGTACTTCTCCGAGGAACACGAGGTATACACCGGTGCGCTTCTGGGAGGTGTCGACGACACCGCAGCTAAGTCGTTGAAGGAGAACGGTGCAAAGGTTGTGCGGTTTGAGTTTGGAAGAACAGACTTCGTAACCGCAAGTAAGGAATTACTCCAATTTTTGAACAACAACGTCGACGTCCTGAACACCCACCTAGTCCGTGCAGGAGTAGTAGGCCGGATGGTCGCCCTGTTTTCGGATGTCTCGGTTGTCGTCTCGACACAGCAGAAGGTACACCACGAACACACAGCAAAACAGCGACTTACGAAGGGTCTGACCCTCCCGCTTGCGGATGGCATGACGTCAATATCGAACGCTGTTGCCGACTCGTTTCCACGATGGATCTCGACAATGCTAAACTGGAACGTCGACCAGCGAGTGATTTACAACGCTGTCAACCCGACAATGTTCGAATCGCCACCGGAACTCCAGCCGGAGTTACGGACGCACTTCGATGGTGACGGGCCAGTTGTGACGACTGTCGGACGCCTCATTCCGGTGAAAAACCACGAGGTACTCATTGATGCGACCGCCAAGATCGTCGAAACCTATCCAGAAATGAGTCTAGTCATCGTAGGTGACGGCGAACTGCGAGGCGATCTCGAACGGCAGGCGAACGAGCGGGGGATCTCTGACAATGTCGTGTTCACGGGGTGGCTGTCCCGTCCGGAGGTTGCCGCTAGCGTGTCGGCCGCGGACGTGTTCGCGATGTCCTCGAGGGCTGAGGGGCTCGGCGTGGCACTCATTGAGGCGATGATTACCGGGACACCGGTCGTGGTTTCGGATATTCCAGTGTTCCACGAGGCCGTTGGTGATACCGGACTCTTTGCTTCCTCTTTCGACGCGGACGACTGGGCAAGCACGGTTGGCCGGTACTTCTCCAACGAAGCGCTGACAGAGCGAAAAGGGAACGCAGCACGGCAGCGTGCCAAGGACGTGTTCTCACCAGAGGCGGTCAACGAGAAATATATCAGCTTCTTTAAAGAGTTGAAAGAATGA
- a CDS encoding O-antigen polymerase, with protein sequence MKEFSVRVRRSSVWYFARNLFFGVMLSVIVYLTGQIIFSVSYKYVPIGKIIFTVLFFITACLFIIPFVMQLRSKGEIDIFAPSVFILGFFGIAYLLRPLQMILTGKYRLLYPAYAGLSSSTVVAYGCLVLLYMNVGFVSFLFGYYAKWGKRLSVTLPVPSDDWKRGRLWTGVTTYSLISVTSLLIVIHLTTGSIVTLVQQWDNRSQLLAGLHLFTILARASAIASIVLLLYYRRLHPTIIAHLFVSIFIVLTFGRRAFALTLVLIFLIAYHYAARKIKISEAIPVGIGLFSIAGVVRVLRTGEMTNLFLYLLNIPTNLLAKLADDLGRGFDNFVLLLWGMPELWGHQFGTTFLRVPLNFVPRVFWAGKPSLTVGSEFANIFFPGRSGGVPPGPLALQYLNFHVVGIVLGMFVFGILFRALYYQLKTNISNRAIVLLYAVTIVHFRKGINNNSLFIWIFTISITVGLLLILSVDYPSSRFHSSEKDSI encoded by the coding sequence ATGAAGGAGTTCTCAGTTCGGGTTCGTAGATCGAGTGTCTGGTACTTTGCTCGGAACTTATTTTTTGGTGTCATGTTGTCTGTCATCGTCTATTTGACCGGACAGATTATTTTCTCTGTTAGTTATAAATATGTCCCTATTGGAAAGATTATCTTTACCGTCCTCTTTTTTATCACTGCATGTCTGTTCATTATCCCGTTCGTTATGCAACTCCGGAGCAAGGGAGAGATAGACATCTTCGCACCGTCAGTGTTCATTCTCGGCTTCTTCGGCATCGCGTACCTCCTGCGGCCGCTGCAAATGATACTCACCGGGAAGTATCGACTACTCTACCCGGCCTACGCTGGTCTTTCCTCGTCTACAGTTGTCGCCTATGGCTGTCTCGTCTTGCTGTACATGAATGTTGGCTTCGTCTCGTTCTTGTTCGGCTACTACGCCAAGTGGGGCAAGCGACTCTCCGTGACACTGCCAGTTCCGAGCGACGATTGGAAGCGAGGGCGGTTATGGACCGGCGTCACCACCTATTCGTTGATTTCTGTAACCTCGCTACTGATCGTGATTCATCTGACGACAGGTTCGATAGTCACACTTGTTCAACAGTGGGATAATAGGAGTCAGCTGTTGGCGGGACTCCATCTGTTCACTATACTGGCTAGGGCGTCAGCTATTGCCTCAATTGTGTTGTTACTTTATTATCGACGGCTTCATCCCACTATAATCGCCCACCTGTTCGTCTCTATCTTCATCGTCCTAACATTCGGCCGACGAGCGTTCGCATTGACACTCGTGCTCATCTTCCTGATTGCGTATCACTACGCCGCACGGAAGATCAAGATATCTGAGGCGATTCCAGTAGGTATTGGTCTCTTCTCCATCGCCGGAGTGGTGCGGGTACTAAGGACCGGCGAGATGACGAATCTCTTTTTATATTTGCTCAATATTCCGACCAACTTGCTGGCGAAGCTGGCAGATGATCTTGGTCGCGGATTCGATAATTTCGTCCTGCTTCTCTGGGGGATGCCGGAATTATGGGGACACCAGTTCGGGACGACATTCCTGCGAGTACCTTTGAACTTCGTTCCTCGCGTATTCTGGGCCGGGAAACCCTCACTCACGGTTGGGAGCGAGTTCGCAAACATCTTTTTCCCGGGGCGTTCCGGTGGAGTCCCTCCCGGCCCACTAGCACTCCAATACCTCAACTTCCACGTAGTCGGTATCGTACTCGGTATGTTCGTCTTTGGGATTCTTTTCAGGGCACTATACTATCAACTCAAAACGAACATCAGTAATCGAGCCATCGTCCTCTTGTACGCCGTAACCATAGTCCACTTCAGGAAGGGCATCAACAACAATAGTCTTTTTATATGGATATTTACAATTTCGATCACGGTTGGTCTCCTCCTCATATTGAGTGTAGACTATCCGTCTTCACGGTTCCATTCCTCAGAGAAAGATTCTATCTGA
- a CDS encoding sulfatase-like hydrolase/transferase yields MINTPENILLLTVDALREDDSDPLRNAIPASYDIITVDRCIATGSGTSTAFPGILTSTHPLEYGGYSGIGSDRVPLAEVLSDSGFETAGFHSNPLLSRKFGYNRGFDKFYDSVGSKRRLNRVLRDFLPSSIHRLIKEVYFRLTDYQQLPYDRADDINNRVLDWLNEVEEAWFCWAHYMDPHHPYKPPSKYTNVPEDDIDQFWQQLNDDPNEIPDAEVETLRNLYRSEVSYLADSLSSLFEQLEQEGHLNETLVVLTADHGEEFRDHGDLLHKPKLHRELVEVPLLFTGGCVTETKTIHGLFSALDIPATIIDSIGELPPDNWRGRPVREEETRDACFTELSHTSGEGGEVAPERIKISYRTDDWTFIHDRQADTDRLYSRHSDPMEKEDVSSEHEGLLKDMREAVKIHLEDVVDRTTTGRQTKVDESVEERLSDLGYR; encoded by the coding sequence ATGATAAACACTCCTGAAAACATCCTTCTCCTCACGGTTGATGCCCTCAGAGAGGACGATTCAGATCCACTCCGCAATGCAATCCCTGCCTCTTATGATATCATTACTGTCGATCGTTGTATTGCAACTGGGTCTGGAACGTCGACTGCCTTCCCTGGAATATTGACTTCTACACACCCCCTTGAGTATGGAGGATACAGCGGCATCGGATCAGATCGGGTTCCGCTTGCGGAGGTTCTGTCTGATTCCGGATTCGAAACGGCAGGATTTCACTCCAATCCTCTTCTGTCTCGAAAATTTGGGTATAATCGTGGATTCGACAAGTTCTACGATTCCGTCGGTTCAAAACGACGGTTGAACAGGGTTCTCAGAGATTTCCTCCCCTCGTCCATCCACCGCCTCATAAAGGAGGTGTATTTCCGACTCACCGACTACCAGCAGCTCCCGTATGATCGGGCCGACGATATTAACAATCGTGTTCTGGACTGGCTGAATGAGGTTGAAGAGGCGTGGTTCTGCTGGGCCCACTATATGGATCCACACCACCCCTACAAACCACCGTCAAAATACACGAACGTCCCGGAAGACGATATCGATCAGTTCTGGCAGCAGCTCAATGACGACCCTAATGAGATACCGGACGCCGAAGTAGAGACTTTACGGAATCTCTATAGGTCGGAGGTGTCGTATCTCGCTGACTCTCTCTCCTCTCTGTTTGAACAACTTGAGCAAGAAGGACACCTCAACGAGACGCTGGTTGTGCTGACGGCTGACCACGGAGAGGAGTTTCGTGACCACGGAGATCTCCTCCACAAACCGAAACTCCATCGTGAACTCGTTGAGGTTCCCCTGTTATTCACCGGTGGTTGCGTTACCGAAACCAAAACGATCCATGGACTGTTCTCGGCACTAGACATTCCGGCGACGATCATCGATTCCATCGGGGAATTGCCTCCGGATAACTGGCGGGGAAGACCGGTTCGGGAGGAGGAGACAAGGGACGCGTGTTTCACCGAACTCAGTCACACGTCGGGTGAGGGCGGGGAAGTAGCTCCGGAGCGTATCAAGATTTCGTATCGCACCGACGACTGGACCTTCATCCACGATAGACAGGCTGATACCGACCGGCTGTATTCCCGGCACAGCGATCCCATGGAGAAGGAAGACGTCAGCAGCGAACATGAAGGCTTGTTAAAAGACATGCGTGAGGCAGTCAAGATACACCTTGAGGATGTAGTCGACAGGACGACGACCGGCCGACAAACCAAGGTTGACGAGTCGGTCGAAGAACGATTGAGTGACCTCGGTTATCGGTGA
- a CDS encoding sulfatase-like hydrolase/transferase, whose protein sequence is MHKNNIVIFITDTIRYDDAFPARFNLKMSLSDSSSYRQAFTSSPWTLPSHASLFTGTPPSKHGAHADHKHLDGTLTTLPEVLQNEGYETVAVSNNTWISEEFGFDQGFETFYKTWQYIQSDTDLGRIARQEEGLDKLTKATKALFDGNPVTNLTNAIYGQFFRKTDDNGAARTNEWIEDWLTTRDDSRPFFLFVNYLEPHLEYRPPKAYAEEYLPKDVTYEEAMEVPQDAWGYITDKVELTDEDFEILRVLYRAEIDYLEDKIGEVIDLLKAEGQWDDTLFIITSDHGENIGEHGLMDHQYALYDTLLHVPLYVHGYPFEDEEIDDLVQLLDIPPTILDVLDIDASDAREQFMGISFHPDADKTREYAVAEYMAPQPSMDALEQRVGDLPNHVRRYDRSLRAIRTDRHKYIRGSDGSQELYDLQEDPGETSDIADSHENIRTDLDVILDEWINSFEQADYTDEVAMSEDAKARLEDLGYLQE, encoded by the coding sequence ATGCACAAAAATAACATTGTAATTTTTATCACAGATACCATTCGCTACGATGATGCGTTCCCTGCCAGGTTCAATCTTAAGATGTCTTTGTCAGACAGCTCTTCTTACAGACAAGCATTCACTTCTTCTCCCTGGACACTTCCTTCCCATGCATCTCTCTTTACTGGCACACCACCCTCGAAACACGGCGCACACGCGGACCACAAACATCTTGATGGTACACTCACGACTCTTCCCGAAGTCCTCCAGAATGAAGGGTACGAAACTGTCGCTGTCTCGAACAACACTTGGATCAGCGAAGAGTTCGGCTTTGATCAGGGGTTCGAGACCTTCTACAAAACCTGGCAATATATTCAGAGCGACACCGACCTCGGACGAATTGCTCGCCAGGAAGAAGGGTTAGACAAACTCACTAAGGCTACGAAAGCGCTCTTTGACGGCAACCCTGTAACCAACCTCACTAACGCAATCTATGGCCAGTTCTTCAGGAAGACTGATGACAACGGAGCCGCCCGCACCAACGAGTGGATCGAAGACTGGCTCACGACCCGAGATGACTCGCGTCCGTTCTTTTTGTTCGTCAACTATCTCGAACCGCATCTTGAGTACCGCCCGCCAAAAGCCTACGCCGAAGAATACCTCCCCAAAGATGTCACCTACGAGGAAGCAATGGAGGTCCCCCAGGACGCCTGGGGATACATCACCGACAAGGTTGAGCTAACCGACGAGGACTTCGAAATCCTCCGCGTGCTCTATCGAGCAGAGATCGACTATCTCGAAGACAAGATTGGGGAAGTCATTGACCTACTTAAAGCTGAGGGGCAATGGGATGATACCCTATTTATTATTACAAGCGACCATGGTGAGAACATCGGCGAACACGGTCTGATGGACCACCAGTATGCCCTCTACGATACTCTGCTGCACGTCCCATTGTACGTCCACGGCTACCCCTTTGAGGATGAAGAGATTGACGACCTCGTTCAGCTTCTCGATATCCCGCCGACGATCCTTGATGTTCTCGACATCGATGCCTCCGATGCGCGAGAACAGTTCATGGGAATCTCGTTTCACCCGGACGCCGACAAAACCCGCGAGTACGCCGTCGCCGAGTACATGGCTCCTCAACCGTCGATGGACGCTCTCGAACAGCGTGTCGGCGATCTCCCCAACCACGTCCGCAGGTACGACCGCTCGCTCAGAGCGATCCGCACCGACCGCCACAAGTACATCCGTGGCTCGGACGGCAGCCAGGAACTCTACGATCTTCAGGAAGATCCAGGTGAGACGAGTGATATTGCCGACTCACACGAGAACATCCGCACCGACTTGGACGTGATCCTCGACGAGTGGATCAACTCCTTTGAGCAGGCCGATTACACGGACGAGGTCGCGATGTCCGAGGACGCAAAGGCCCGCCTGGAGGACCTCGGGTATTTGCAGGAATAG
- a CDS encoding glycosyltransferase family 4 protein, translating to MRILRVAQNLYPEVPGGGTYHVHAMSRDQAAMGHDVTVLTIRHDENLPHVEKRHGYRVVRYDSLASPLGNDVAPGLARHLASADRFDVIHAHSHYYFSTNLAALKRSVGNTPLAITNHGLYSQSAPERVFRWYLKTLGRWTFDQADVVFCYTETDRERVQELGVSSQIEVVPNGIDTDRFTPKGPESKFIDAEGPVVLFVGRFAEGKRPLLAVEAFAEVLEKYPEAELYLCGEGPLREDIAANMRERGVESSVTFLGQVPYDDMPAVYRSADALILPSRAEGVPRTVMEALSSGLPVVSSELPQIRSAFGDTVTYVPEEDAFGERLADVLDGDRERSTLDEQFSWDRTVEETTRALEEL from the coding sequence ATGCGTATCCTGCGCGTTGCCCAGAACCTCTACCCGGAAGTTCCCGGTGGTGGTACGTACCATGTCCACGCGATGAGTCGGGACCAAGCGGCGATGGGTCACGATGTGACCGTACTGACAATCCGTCACGACGAAAATCTTCCGCACGTAGAGAAGCGCCACGGTTACAGAGTGGTGCGATACGATTCACTCGCCAGCCCGCTCGGTAACGATGTCGCCCCCGGCCTAGCCCGGCACTTGGCGTCCGCCGACAGGTTCGACGTAATCCACGCACACTCGCACTATTACTTCTCGACGAACCTCGCGGCATTAAAGCGCTCAGTGGGGAACACGCCACTAGCAATCACGAATCACGGTCTGTATAGTCAATCGGCTCCTGAGCGAGTGTTCCGGTGGTACCTGAAGACGCTCGGACGGTGGACATTCGATCAGGCTGACGTAGTATTCTGTTACACCGAAACGGATCGGGAACGGGTGCAGGAACTGGGCGTATCGAGTCAGATCGAGGTCGTCCCGAACGGCATCGATACGGACCGGTTCACACCGAAAGGACCAGAGAGTAAGTTCATCGACGCCGAGGGGCCAGTAGTATTGTTCGTCGGGCGGTTTGCCGAGGGAAAGCGACCGTTGCTGGCGGTCGAGGCGTTCGCCGAGGTGCTGGAGAAATATCCCGAAGCAGAGCTCTACCTGTGTGGTGAGGGGCCGCTGCGCGAGGACATCGCAGCGAACATGAGAGAGAGGGGAGTCGAATCATCCGTCACCTTCCTCGGACAGGTGCCTTACGATGATATGCCGGCGGTATACCGGAGTGCAGACGCCCTGATATTACCGAGTCGGGCCGAGGGAGTGCCGCGAACCGTGATGGAGGCGCTATCCTCGGGACTACCCGTGGTAAGTTCCGAGTTACCGCAGATCCGGTCGGCCTTCGGAGACACCGTGACATATGTTCCAGAGGAGGACGCATTCGGGGAGCGACTCGCCGACGTACTGGACGGTGATAGGGAACGGTCGACGCTTGACGAACAGTTCAGCTGGGACCGGACAGTTGAGGAGACGACCCGGGCGCTCGAAGAACTGTGA